DNA sequence from the Fundidesulfovibrio magnetotacticus genome:
GCCAGCGCATCGCCTGGAGGCGTACGCCGTGCCAGTCGTAGACCTTGGCGATGTCGCCCAGCAGCCTCCGGAGGGGCCCCCCTTCGTCCTGCGCGGCTTCCACGGACAGCCTCAGGGCCTGGAACACCTGCCTCCAGCTGCGACAGGCCAGTTCAAACCCGCCGTCCATCCGGGGCAGGCAGGCGTCCACGGCGTCGCGCAGCTCCAATTCCCAGACAGCGTCGTCCTCGTCGGCGTGCCCTCCCACGGCCAGGAGCACCGTGTCCGGGCGCAGCCTGCCTTCGTTCCATCCGGCGGTCAGCTCCCGGGCCAGTTGCTCGGCCATCTGCTGCGGCACGCCGTCGCGGCGCTTGGCCTCCACGAGGATGTCCCTTTCGGTGCAATCCAGCACCACATCAGGCTCCACGCCGCGTTGCCCCGTGGACCACATGGGCCAGAACTCGGCCTCGTTGAGCGTGCCCGCCGGATGGTCCAGGCCCAGCAGGCGGTCCAGGAAGTCCGCGAACACGTCGTCGGGGAGATAGCCCAGCCGCTCGAAGACCGTGGCGGTGAGAATGTCTTCCGCGCCCACGGCCTCGGAGGAGTCCCAGCCGCCGCCGGAGAGGCCCGTGCCGCGCCGCTTGCCCTGGATGACGGCGGTCAGCACGGGAGGGATATCCTGGAGGATGCGATGTGGGAGGTCGAGGCGGCCGACCGGGAAGACGCGGCGCAAGGGGGGGCGGAGCGTTGGCGCATGGGGACGGACTCCTTTCCCCTGCGTGCGGACGGCGGGGGGGCTATGAACCAAGGGCCGTCTGGCCCATGAGGCCGCAGACGGGGTCTGCAGTCCCGCGCGTGGCGCAGCCTGGAGCAGGGCGGCTTTGCCGCCTGCGAACGGCTCCGGCGAATCCCCTCTTAGGGGTGGCGCAACGAAAAAAGGGCCGTGAGGCCCTTTTTTCGTTACATCAAAACCCTGCGGGAGTCACCCCGCCGGGCGTCGAGCGCTAGGCGCTCTGGCCGCCGCCGCGGCGCGTGCCCCGGCGGTTGCCCTGGCCCGCGCGGGGGCCGTTGCCGGAGGCTTCCTTGCGGCGCTTGTCCTGGTAGCGGTTGGCGTTGCCCGCCACCTCGGTGGCGCGGCCGTAGAACCCGCCGCCCCCGTGGGCGTTGCCCTGGTCCCCGGACTGGCTTCCGGCGCGCCTGACGCCCCGTCCGGCGTTGCGGTTCCCGGCGTGGTTGCCGTCGTAGTCGCCGTGGATGCGCGGCTGGGGCGGCTGCACCATCACGAAGTTGTCCTGGCCCAGCCAGCCGCTCACGAGACTGTGGGAAGCGGCCTCGGTGTTGTAGTTCTTTTCCTGGGCGTCGTCCGCGGACGCTGCGGCCATCACGCCGCCCTGGCGGGTGATGTTGCCCTCCACGCCGCCCTGGCGGGGCTTGCCGCCCTGGCCCTGGCGGACGGGCATGCGGTTGCCGATGGAATCCTCGTCGATGCCCTGGGCCTGGACGGGAGCCTGCGGGCGGGGCCGGGCCTTGGGAGCCGCGGCCTGGGCGCGGGGCTCGGCGGCCTGGCGCGTTCCGGGCTGGGCGGCCATGCCTCCCTGGCGGGGCGCCCTGGCGGGTTCTCCGCCCTGGCGCACGCCGGACTGGCCCTGACGGGCGGGTTCACCGCCCTGGCGCACGCCCGGTTTGGCGGCCATGCCGCCCTGGCGGGCGGGCTGGGAGGCCTGGGGCCTGGGGGCGCGGGCCTGTCCGCGTCCGGGCAGGGGAGGGCGCTGGAATTCGGTGTCGCGGTCGGGGGCTACCGCGCCGTAGTCGAAGCCTTCCACCTTGCGGCGCTCGATGGCCTTGCCCAGCAGGCGCTCGATGGCCCGCACCATGGAGGTGTCCTCGTGGGTGATCAGGGAGTGGGCCTGACCCTCGCGCTCGGCGCGGCCGGTGCGGCCCACGCGGTGGGTGTAGGTCTCGGGGGTGTCGGGCAGGTCGTAGTTGATCACGTGGGCCACGCGGGAAACGTCGATGCCCCGGGCGGCGATGTCGGTGGCCACCAGCACGGAATAGCGGCCGTCGCGGAAACCGTCCATGGCCTTCTGGCGCTGGTTCTGGGAGAGGTTGCCCTGGATGCAGGCGGCCTGGTGTCCCTGGCGGCAGAGCTGTTCGGCCAGGCGCTTGGCGCGGTGCTTGGTGCGCGCGAAGACGAGCACGGAGCCGTCGTCCGCTTTGCCCAGCAGGTTGAGCAGCAGCTTGGTCTTGAGGTGCTGGGGCACGGGGTAGAGGCGCTGCTCGATGGTCTGGGCGGGCTTGGCGTGGCCGATCTTCACCAGGGCCGGGTCCTTGAGGGTCTCGCCCGCCAGGCCGCGGATGGATTCGGGCATGGTGGCCGAGAAGAGCAGGGTCTGGCGCTCGGCGGGGAGCTTGGCCAGGATCTTGCGGATGTCGGGGAGGAAGCCCATGTCGAACATGTGGTCGGCTTCGTCGAGCACCAGGACCTCCACGCTGGAGAGGTTGGCGTTGCCCTGGTTGAGGTGGTCCAGGAGCCTGCCGGGGCAGGCCACCAGGATGTCCGCGCCCCGGCGCAGGTTGGCGGCCTGGGGGGAAAGGCTCACGCCGCCGTAGACGGTGGCGGTGCGCATGCGCATTCCGGCGGTGTAGTCCTTGGCGCTCTGGGCGATCTGTTCGGCCAGTTCGCGGGTGGGGGCCACCACCAGGCAGCGGGCGGAGCCGCGCAAGGGCTTGGGCTCGCGCAGGAAGCGGTCGATGATGGGGAGCAGGAAGGCGGCGGTCTTGCCGGTGCCGGTCTGGGCCAGGCCCATCACGTCGCGGCGCTGCTTGACGTGGGGGATGGCTTCACGCTGGATGGGGGTGGGGGTTTCGTAGCCCAGCTTGGCGACGTTGGCGAGAATGGAGGCATGGAGATCGAAATCGTCGAATTGCAATGGATATCCTTGGGTTCGCGTTGACGGCGAAGAGCTGGCGTGACGCGCTTTGCTGCTTTCGCGGTCAGGAAGGCTCTCACGGGGAAACTGGTGGTGCGGCAGGTGCAGTCTGGTTGGGATGGGCGGGGCTTGCAGCTGGCCTCCGCCTCGCAGGCAGTCATGCCGGAGCGCTTGGATGCGCTGACACCCCATGTAAGCCTTTCGGGGGGCATGTCAAGCGTCGTGAACGGGGCGGGCGTTTTTTCGGAAGCGCGCGGGATGACTTTTCCGGGCACGGTGTTAATCGAGGGTTCTATCGCTTGCAGGGATATGTCCATGAAAAATGAATACACCGCCGTTATCCGGCAGGACGGCGACTGGTGGATCGGCTGTGTGGAGGAAATCCCTGGCGTGAACTGCCAGGAACCCACCCGCGAGCAACTGCTCGAGACGCTGCGCGAGACGCTGCGCGAGGCCATCGAGTTCAACCGCATTGATGCGCGCCATGCAGCCGGGTCAGGCTTCACCAGCGCATTGATCCGCGCGTGAAGCGCGTTCAACTCCTCAAGCATCTCCCCCGCCAGGGGTGCGAACTGCTCCGCGAGGGAGGCAGGCACTCCTGGCGGCTGAACTCCGCCACGGGCAGGCGCTCCGCCGTGCCCCGGCACACCGAGATCTCCGACCTGCTGGCACGAAAGATCTGCCGCGACCTGGGAGTGGACGAGCCCTGACGCGCTTACGACGATCCCCGCGCGCGCACCCCCTTGACCTCTACCCTTTCAGTCGGCAAAATTCCAAAGTTTTGCGCGTTTGACAAATCACCAACCAAGGAGGGGGGCATGCCGGTAACCGTGGTCGATCATCCCCTGGTGCGGCACAAGCTGGGCATTCTGCGTCAGGACGGCGTGAGCACCAAGAGCTTCCGCGACCTGGCCGGGGAAGTGGCCAGGCTTCTGACCTACGAGGCCACCAAGGACCTCAAGACCGAGAAGAAGACCGTGCAGGGCTGGGCCGGCTCCGTGGAAGTGGAGCAGATCAAGGGCAAGAAGATCACCGTGGTGCCCATCCTGCGCGCGGGTCTGGGCATGATGGACGGCGTGCTGGACATGATCCCCGGGGCCAAGGTCTCGGTGGTGGGCATGTACCGCAACGAGGAGACCCTGGCCCCCGTGCAGTATTACGTGAAGCTGGCCAAGGAGATCCAGAAACGCACGGCGCTCATCCTGGACCCCATGCTGGCCACGGGCGGCACGCTCATCGCCACCATCGACCTGCTCAAGGAAGCGGGCTGCAAGAAGATCAAGGGCCTCTTCCTGGTGGCCGCCCCCGAGGGCCTGGCCAAGCTGGAGGCCGCGCACCCCGACGTGCACGTCTACGTGGCAGCCATCGACGAGCGCCTCAACGAGGTGGGCTACATCCTGCCCGGGCTCGGCGACGCGGGCGACAAGATTTTCGGAACCAAATAAAGGAGCGCTCCCCCCATGGCCCTGGCTTCCAACAATCCCGACTACGTGCTGCGCCTGCGGGACTTCCCCGTGGGAGCGCAGATGCTCTTCGTGGCCTTCGGCGCGCTGGTGCTCGTGCCGCTGCTCACCGGGCTCGACCCCAACGTGGCCCTCTTCACCGCGGGCGTGGGCACCCTGATCTATCAGGTGCTCACCAAGTTCCAGATTCCCATCTTCCTGGGATCGTCCTTCGCCTTCATCGCCCCCATCATGCTCTGCACGCAGCGCTACGGCGCGTCGGCCTCCCTGGGCGCGCTGGCCATGGTGGGGCTGGTGTACGTGGCGGTGGCGCTGATCATCAAGGCCAAGGGCACGGCGTTTCTTCTGCGTCTGCTGCCCCACGTGGTGACGGGTCCGGTGATCATGGTCATCGGCCTGATCCTGGCCCCGGTGGGCGTGTTCATGGCCATGGGCAAGACCGGCGACGGGGCCAAGGTGCTCTATCCCGAGAACCAGGCCCTGGTGATCTCCATGATCTCCCTGGCCGTGACGGTGCTGGTGGCCATCCGGGGCCGGGGCATCCTGAAACTGATCCCCATCCTCTGCGGCATCGCGGCGGGCTACTGCGCGAGCCTGGTGGCGGGCATCGTGGACTTCGCCCCCGTGGCGGCCGCGCCGTGGTTCAAGATGCCCAGCTTCACCGCGCCCACGTTCAGCGTGGAGGCCATGCTGATCATCGTGCCCGTGGCCATCGCGCCCATCATCGAGCACATCGGCTCGGTGCTGGCCATCGGCTCCGTGACGGGCAAGAACTACATCGACCAGCCCGGCGTGCACCGCTCGCTCCTGGGCGACGGCGTGGCCACCAGCCTGGCGGGCTTCCTGGGCGGGCCGCCGCTGACCACCTACGCCGAGGTGACGGGCGCGGTGTCGCTCATCAAGATCTACAACCCGGCGCTCATGACCTGGGGCGCGGTGACGGCCGTGGGCCTGGCGTTCATCGGCAAGCTGGGGGCGCTTCTGCAGACCATCCCGGCCCCCGTCATGGGCGGGATCATGCTGCTCTTGTTCGGGGCCATCATGGTGGTGGGCTTGAACTCGCTGGTGCAGGACGGCCAGGACCTGATGAAGCCGCGCAACATGGTGATCGTGGCGCTCATCGTGGTGCTGGGCATGGGCAAGATGAGCTTCTCGTTCTGGGGCGTGCACCTGGAAGGCATCGGCCTGGCGGGCGTCGCGGGCGTGCTGCTCAACGTGATCCTGCCGAGAGACCGGGCCGAAGACTGACGAACCGGACCGGATAAGACAAGAACAAGGCAATGAAGAAGGCCCGCCGCGAGGAGTCGCGGCGGGCCTTTTTTTTTGAAGTGACTGGGATGATGCAAAATGTACAGTCTGAGTTATCCCAGGGGCTTCTATGGTCCTCCAACTCCGAACTAACAAATTTCCATCTGTTCTGGAGTGAGAGATTGCCTTGAAACTGGTTGGCATGGTATAAAAGAGGAGTCTGTATTTTGGGCAGGAGCCATCAGCAAACGGATGACATAGATGCCTTGAACAAACCGCCGCAAAGGATTTCAATATGATGGTTTGGCATGTATTTCGATTTATCGTGTATATTGTAGTTGTGCAATCTGTGTTTACGATCCACAGTCATTCTGTGGCTTATGGCTCTTCGGTCAGGCAGGTAAAAAGGTTTGAATTGAATGCGGACGAAAGTGAGTTTATTAAAAATTTGCAACCGCTTAGAGTCATGGTAGATGACAATTTCATCCCAATATCGTATTATGATGTTCCAAATAAATTGTATAAAGGTATCAGCGTTGACCTGTTTGTGAGCATGGCTCAAGGCATTGGCCTTAAATATCAATTTATACATGTTGAAGGGATGCTTTGGTCTGAAAAAGTTGAGTTGTTTAATAAGGGGGATGTCGATGTACTTTTGCCTGTTAGCATCAATGACCAGCGTTCGGCGAGGGGAATTTTTACTAGTACGTATTATAATTCACATTATGGATGTATTTCAAAAAAGACACGGCATGTCAAGATTAACAGTCTAGATGATTTGTCGTGCTACTCAGTCGGAGTGGTTAAGGAGTCGGCGATAGTGCCACTTGTTCAGTCGATTGTTGACCAAGCGCGAATAGTTGTTTTCCCTGGGCAGGAGGAGCTTTATAGTGGAATTAGGAACGGTGTTGTTGATGTTGGGCTGCAAAACATCAATGTTTTCCTGGAGGACCGTTCAAATCTTGAATACTTTGATATTGAACTAATGTATACTGTCAAAGAATTTCCAAGAAAGTATTCTTATTATTTGACAAAAACGGATCAACACAAAATTCTTGCAGAAATTTTCAGCCGCTACATTGACAGCGTAGACTGCAGCGAGTTGGTGGCTTCATATGAGCGGGGCGAGGATGAGTTGATTTTGCGCTATATGGAACAGAAAAGCCAGGGAAGGGTGCTGATTGCGCTCATGGCGGGGGCGTTGATTCTTCTTGCGCTTATTAGTGTTGCATATGCAAATCATCGGAAGATGACGTCAATACTTTCTGCGACGTTGAAACAAGTGCAGTCGCAACAGGAAGTAATTTTGGACAGTGAGCACAGGCATCGCGTAATATTCGAAAATTCGCCCCTTGGAATGATTCGATTCTCAAATGATGGAACAATACTCGATTGCAACGACAAGTTCGTTGAGTTGATGGGGTCGACTCGGGCCGATTTGATAGGTTTTAATACGGCAAGGCAGAGCACTCTAAAAATGCGTGAAGCGATTGGAAGAGCTTTGTCTGGCGAGTGCGCTACATATGAGGATATTTATGTTTCAGTGACCGGCAACAAGGAAACCGCTTTACGCGTAATTTTCAATCCTGTTCGGCATGAGGCTCCGACAGAGGTTATCGCAACTCTTGAAGATGTCTCCAAGCGTCGAGAAGCAGAGGAGGCGCTTAAGATTAGCGAGGAGCGGTATCGTTCGTTGTTTACAGCTCAACTTGATGCATTCGCTTTACATGAAATCATTCTGGGTGCTGATGGGCATCCCGTGGACTACCGTTTTCTGGCTATGAACCCAGCATTTGAATCAATTACTGGACTTAAGATTGAAAATGTGCTGGGTCGAACAGTTATGGAGGTGCTCCCAAATACTGAAAGCTATTGGGTTGATCTTTACGGAAAAGTGGCGATGGAAGGTGCCCCTCTGAGAATAGAAAATTACAGCAAGGCACTAAACCGTCATTTCGAAGTTAGTGCTTACTCTCCGCAGAGAGGACAGTTCGCGGTGGTTTTTCGAGATGTAACGGACCAACATAACGCTAGTCTTGAGCTTGTAAAGGCAAAGGAAGCGGCAGAGAACGCAAATACATCAAAGTCTGAATTCTTGGCAAATATGAGCCATGAAATCCGTACGCCCCTAAATGGTGTGCTAGGCATGCTTCAGCTTCTAGAAAACACTAACCTTGATGAAGAGCAAAGTGAATATCTGCTTGCTGCTGTACAGTCTTCCAGGCGTTTGACCCTGCTTCTCTCGGACATCCTCGATCTTTCGCGGATCGAAGCAGGTAAACTCGTCATTCAGAACTTGGTTTTCACCGTGGGAAATCTTAGAGATTCTGTTTTGGATCTGTTCGCCATTCCTGCCAAAGAAAAGAATCTGTCGCTACAGTTCTCCATTGATGACCAGACGCCATCGAGTCTTATTGGCGATGAGGTCCGCCTGCGTCAGGTTCTCTTTAATCTTGTAGGCAATGCCATAAAATTTACTGACAAAGGGTTTGTTGCAGTAGACATAAGGCTTATTCAAGTGCAGAAGCCGGCCAAGGTGCGATTGCTATTTTCCGTGAGTGATAGTGGCATTGGTATCCCAGATAGTATGTTAAGAAATATTTTTGAACCCTTTACCCAGGGTGAGGATACATACACGCGGCGCTTCCAGGGCGCTGGTTTAGGCCTCTCTATAGTATTTAAACTTGTAAATATGATGGGTGGCGTTCTCTCGATTGACAACAATGTTGACGGTGGTACAACAATATATTTAAGT
Encoded proteins:
- a CDS encoding DEAD/DEAH box helicase produces the protein MQFDDFDLHASILANVAKLGYETPTPIQREAIPHVKQRRDVMGLAQTGTGKTAAFLLPIIDRFLREPKPLRGSARCLVVAPTRELAEQIAQSAKDYTAGMRMRTATVYGGVSLSPQAANLRRGADILVACPGRLLDHLNQGNANLSSVEVLVLDEADHMFDMGFLPDIRKILAKLPAERQTLLFSATMPESIRGLAGETLKDPALVKIGHAKPAQTIEQRLYPVPQHLKTKLLLNLLGKADDGSVLVFARTKHRAKRLAEQLCRQGHQAACIQGNLSQNQRQKAMDGFRDGRYSVLVATDIAARGIDVSRVAHVINYDLPDTPETYTHRVGRTGRAEREGQAHSLITHEDTSMVRAIERLLGKAIERRKVEGFDYGAVAPDRDTEFQRPPLPGRGQARAPRPQASQPARQGGMAAKPGVRQGGEPARQGQSGVRQGGEPARAPRQGGMAAQPGTRQAAEPRAQAAAPKARPRPQAPVQAQGIDEDSIGNRMPVRQGQGGKPRQGGVEGNITRQGGVMAAASADDAQEKNYNTEAASHSLVSGWLGQDNFVMVQPPQPRIHGDYDGNHAGNRNAGRGVRRAGSQSGDQGNAHGGGGFYGRATEVAGNANRYQDKRRKEASGNGPRAGQGNRRGTRRGGGQSA
- a CDS encoding type II toxin-antitoxin system HicB family antitoxin gives rise to the protein MTRFAAFAVRKALTGKLVVRQVQSGWDGRGLQLASASQAVMPERLDALTPHVSLSGGMSSVVNGAGVFSEARGMTFPGTVLIEGSIACRDMSMKNEYTAVIRQDGDWWIGCVEEIPGVNCQEPTREQLLETLRETLREAIEFNRIDARHAAGSGFTSALIRA
- a CDS encoding addiction module toxin, HicA family; its protein translation is MKRVQLLKHLPRQGCELLREGGRHSWRLNSATGRRSAVPRHTEISDLLARKICRDLGVDEP
- the upp gene encoding uracil phosphoribosyltransferase — translated: MPVTVVDHPLVRHKLGILRQDGVSTKSFRDLAGEVARLLTYEATKDLKTEKKTVQGWAGSVEVEQIKGKKITVVPILRAGLGMMDGVLDMIPGAKVSVVGMYRNEETLAPVQYYVKLAKEIQKRTALILDPMLATGGTLIATIDLLKEAGCKKIKGLFLVAAPEGLAKLEAAHPDVHVYVAAIDERLNEVGYILPGLGDAGDKIFGTK
- a CDS encoding uracil-xanthine permease family protein translates to MALASNNPDYVLRLRDFPVGAQMLFVAFGALVLVPLLTGLDPNVALFTAGVGTLIYQVLTKFQIPIFLGSSFAFIAPIMLCTQRYGASASLGALAMVGLVYVAVALIIKAKGTAFLLRLLPHVVTGPVIMVIGLILAPVGVFMAMGKTGDGAKVLYPENQALVISMISLAVTVLVAIRGRGILKLIPILCGIAAGYCASLVAGIVDFAPVAAAPWFKMPSFTAPTFSVEAMLIIVPVAIAPIIEHIGSVLAIGSVTGKNYIDQPGVHRSLLGDGVATSLAGFLGGPPLTTYAEVTGAVSLIKIYNPALMTWGAVTAVGLAFIGKLGALLQTIPAPVMGGIMLLLFGAIMVVGLNSLVQDGQDLMKPRNMVIVALIVVLGMGKMSFSFWGVHLEGIGLAGVAGVLLNVILPRDRAED
- a CDS encoding response regulator, with translation MMVWHVFRFIVYIVVVQSVFTIHSHSVAYGSSVRQVKRFELNADESEFIKNLQPLRVMVDDNFIPISYYDVPNKLYKGISVDLFVSMAQGIGLKYQFIHVEGMLWSEKVELFNKGDVDVLLPVSINDQRSARGIFTSTYYNSHYGCISKKTRHVKINSLDDLSCYSVGVVKESAIVPLVQSIVDQARIVVFPGQEELYSGIRNGVVDVGLQNINVFLEDRSNLEYFDIELMYTVKEFPRKYSYYLTKTDQHKILAEIFSRYIDSVDCSELVASYERGEDELILRYMEQKSQGRVLIALMAGALILLALISVAYANHRKMTSILSATLKQVQSQQEVILDSEHRHRVIFENSPLGMIRFSNDGTILDCNDKFVELMGSTRADLIGFNTARQSTLKMREAIGRALSGECATYEDIYVSVTGNKETALRVIFNPVRHEAPTEVIATLEDVSKRREAEEALKISEERYRSLFTAQLDAFALHEIILGADGHPVDYRFLAMNPAFESITGLKIENVLGRTVMEVLPNTESYWVDLYGKVAMEGAPLRIENYSKALNRHFEVSAYSPQRGQFAVVFRDVTDQHNASLELVKAKEAAENANTSKSEFLANMSHEIRTPLNGVLGMLQLLENTNLDEEQSEYLLAAVQSSRRLTLLLSDILDLSRIEAGKLVIQNLVFTVGNLRDSVLDLFAIPAKEKNLSLQFSIDDQTPSSLIGDEVRLRQVLFNLVGNAIKFTDKGFVAVDIRLIQVQKPAKVRLLFSVSDSGIGIPDSMLRNIFEPFTQGEDTYTRRFQGAGLGLSIVFKLVNMMGGVLSIDNNVDGGTTIYLSLPFAMPHGADQATRQSLSVAVQPVRIPMRILLAEDDRVSQLAAKRMLEKTGYTVFTAQDGLEALKLLAENDFDMVFMDIQMPNMDGVEATKTIRNASRFGTRSKIPIIAMTAYAMAGDKDKFLAAGMDDYIAKPVEKATLIEVIERVMANRRENVV